Proteins encoded together in one Falco biarmicus isolate bFalBia1 chromosome 4, bFalBia1.pri, whole genome shotgun sequence window:
- the YJU2 gene encoding splicing factor YJU2, producing MSERKVLNKYYPPDFDPAKIPKLKLPKDRQYVVRLMAPFNMRCKTCGEYIYKGKKFNARKETVQNEVYLGLPIFRFYIKCTRCLAEITFKTDPENTDYTMEHGATRNFQAEKLLEEEEKRMQKEREEEELNNPMKVLENRTKDSKLEMEVLENLQELKELNQRQANVDFEAMLKQYKEFEEEQKRKEQEEDEQEMKAMLEQAQNRRLLVDSDSDEEPTKSRAKPVAKMKPTDILQEDPQPQSKKLKTESWERSVGKLNTKPQLAGLVTVRKQKPGPALANGTENRGTTATTGSFPTATGTTSSLGLLGTYSDSEDSPSD from the exons aTGTCGGAGCGGAAAGTGTTGAAC AAATACTACCCGCCGGACTTCGATCCTGCTAAGATCCCAAAGCTCAAACTCCCAAAGGACCGACAGTATGTGGTGCGGCTCATGGCCCCTTTCAACATGCG gtgCAAGACATGTGGCGAATACATCTACAAAGGGAAGAAGTTTAATGCCCGTAAGGAGACTGTTCAGAATGAGGTGTACCTGGGGCTTCCCATCTTCCGCTTCTACATCAAGTGCACGCGTTGCCTGGCAGAGATCACTTTCAAG ACAGACCCTGAGAACACAGACTACACCATGGAGCATGGTGCCACTCGCAACTTCCAAGCTGAGAAGCTcttggaggaagaggagaaaagaatgcagaaggagagggaagaggaggagctCAACAATCCCATGAAG GTCCTGGAGAATCGAACCAAGGACTCCAAGCTGGAGATGGAGGTTCTAGAGAACCTGCAGGAGCTGAAAGAACTCAACCAGCGCCAGGCAAATGTGGACTTTGAGGCCATGCTGAAGCAGTACAAGGAGTTCGAGGAGGAGCAGAAGCGCAAGGAGCAAGAGGAGGATGAGCAAGAGATGAA AGCTATGCTGGAGCAGGCCCAGAACCGGCGGCTACTGGTAGACTCCGACTCTGATGAAGAGCCCACGAAATCGCGAGCGAAGCCTGTGGCCAAAATGAAACCTACAGATATCTTGCAGGAG gaccCTCAGCCCCAGAGTAAGAAGCTGAAGACTGAGAGCTGGGAGCGGAGTGTGGGCAAATTGAACACCAAGCCCCAGCTGGCCGGGCTGGTGACAGTGAGGAAGCAGAAGCCAGGTCCTGCCCTGGCTAATGGGACAGAGAACCGAGGCACCACGGCCACCACCG GCTCGTTTCCCACAGCAACGGGCACCACGTCCTCCCTCGGCTTGTTGGGGACGTATTCGGACAGCGAGGACAGCCCGAGCGACTGA